In Podospora pseudopauciseta strain CBS 411.78 chromosome 2 map unlocalized CBS411.78m_2, whole genome shotgun sequence, the genomic stretch TTGCTCAGGATTTCGTCGCTGGCCTTTGTATCCAGGGGCAGCTGTTCATCGGCAGCGTTATTGACCTCCTGCACGAGGACCCAGGTGTCGTGGATCATGTCAAGAGCGCTGGAGTTCTTCATGTCGTCCACAACCTCGTCATCGGGATATCTCTCGGCCCAGAACGATTCCAGAGTGGTTCTTGAAATCTTGTACAGATCTACCAAAGCTTGCCGAGAAGCTGACGAAGTTAGAAGCCTGGCAATCCTcccaccttctccttgtgTGGCTGCTTGTGCATCAATCCAAAAAAGCCAAACCATAAGACGAGCCAACAGTGCCTTTTTCGGCTCCGGCCAGGCCGGATTCTCCGCATCTGCAGAAGTCAACatttggtggaggttgaaAGCCGTCAAGtactcctccatcatcttgcTGAGCCCACTCATCAGCATGCGGTTTCCTGCAGCATGGCGACGCTTCTGGTGCAGGTAAAGGAACCAAAAACAGGACATGGCATTCAGGGGGTCGATTTCGCGACTTCGGATCTCTGCCTCCAGCTGCTGATGCCCGAGACGATAGTTCTCATCGGCACGGGCAAACAGGGCGCCTTGGGATCCTGCTCGCCACGCCATTTCGTTCTGTGTTGCTGCCAGGAGGAGATGCAAGACAGCTTTGCTTTCGCGGGCTGTCTCCCACACAATAGCATGAGTAGACCAGTTGGGATTCTTCGcgctcccaaacccaaacgTCGCGCTGCTACGGTACCATGCCAAAGCCTTGCGCTCCGCTTGGGACGGGGATACGCCCAAAGGCAGAGGGGCGAGAAGGGCATCGGAGCTGATGTGCATATCCAATGTTGGTTCGGGATACGGGACAGGAAACCATGGCATGAAGTCCGAGCAGTCTAGGCCCGTGAGAAAGCTGAAGTCTGGGACTATGGGCAGGTCGCTCATCGACAAGTCAACGTCCGGCGTCCAAGTGGATGCTTGAGCCTGAATGAGTTGGTCATGTGTGTCGTTGACGGCGGGAGCTAAACGTCTGAGAGACCGACTTTCAGCTTGCGGGATGTCTTCCTCTGGCTGGTGGGTCTGTAGttccggaggaggaggccattcACACCCGGTCTTTTGCTTGACACACTTCAAGCAAACAGGGTGTCGCTCATCGCATTTGACATGTCTAGCACGGCACGTCAAGCAGCCTTGCATTGATGCTTGGTCAGTCAAGTGGCTACCCAACCCCACGGGGGATGCTTACCGTTCTTGGATCTCGTCCCGGTTCTCGGTTCAGCGGAGGACATAGAcatcttcttggtcttgccGACGCGATGTAAGCGTGTACCCGAGTTGGAACTTCGGCGAGGGTATGGGTAAGTGACAATGGCGTGATGGAAGTCGGGTCATCAGGTTACCTACAGATTCAAGTGGCGACCCATTTTTATCTTATTATCTTCTCTTCGCATGTCGTCCCTTCTTCGTTGGCGAAGGTGTGCttgcggggttggggttgtgacTATCCAGCCTCGTTCTCACAGAGTTGACCCCTCATGGTCCTGGTGGTTGAAGTGTCGGCTCGACAGACCAATCATCTTAGACCGTCGCGTGAAAGCACCAATCGTCTTGTTTCTTCTGCGCGGTTTCTGCATGCACCGAGAGGACAGGGCTTGAAGGACAAATATTGGGTACGCTGCTGTCATCTACAGCTCAGACTGGCCCAGCTGCAAGCATTGACACGAGGACTCAAGCCATGGTGTAAAAAGGTAAACTCTTTCTGTCTCTCTATCCTCATACGTAAGTATCTGCATACAGGTTTTCTTCCATTCGTCTGCTCTAACACCCATTACAAACCCAGGTGCGCCACTCGGCTAGCTGGCTTGCACCCTCCACAACTTCCAGTTATTCCTGCAATGGTCTCTGGTATGTCCTATCAAgccttcttgttctcggTGCTTCCGAGTGCTTGCAGTTTCTTGGCGTGGAATTGCTGTTAAATGTCAATCGTCACGATCAGGGAGATAAAGGGGGTCATTGGCTGAAGGAACCACTCACACCATCCACACCAGCCCCAACCAGCTTGAGCGGAATCTTTTGCAACAACCAAGGCACCGGAACATTGACACGGGTCACCTTGGCATCCTCATCTTTGACCTCTGGGTTCAAGAGGACATTCCTCGGAAGCAAAGGGTCGAAAATCGAGGGCCTTGCCAACCCAACCATATCGCAATCACCCCTCCTGagcgcctcctccatcccaagCCTGGTGGTGAAGCCGCCCGTAACCATCAATGGAATCCCGGCCAACTCCCGCTTAGCTACTCTGGCAAACTCGAGAAAGAAcgcctctcttttcttcgtGCTCTCGGCGAGCATCTCCCTGGGTTTGATATCCTCAAAACTGCCCCCGCTGATCTCGACAAAATCCAGCTCTGTCTTTGCCAGGAGTCGGAGCTGCTCGATGCTGTCTTCTTTGCCTTGCCTGTCGGTTTGCTGGTGATCCACGCTGTTTAGCTTGAGGCCTACGACGAACCCTTTGTATTCTTTGGTGGCTTCCCTCACGGCAGCGATGATCTCGAGGATGACGCGGGCTCGCTTGGCAGCTGTGCCACCGTAGGCATCGGTTCGCTTGTTGGAATGAGGGGAAAGGAACTGcgtgaggaggaagccgtGGGCGGCGTGGATCTGGACGCCGTTGAAGCCggctttggcgaggatgagggcggAGTGGGCGtgcttggtgatgagggatTGGATTTCGGGGAGGGTCATTTCTCGGGGGtgggcgaagaggagggtgcGGGCTATctttgggaggaggccggggCCTAGGTCAAGGggaatgggggagggggccaaGGGGGGTTCGAACATGGAGCGGGCTTTAGAGGCGAAGCGGAGGAGTTGTTTGCCCGGGTGGATTAGTTGGACTATTactggggatgggggggtggtggaggaggcaggGGGGCGGAAGGAAGCTGCCCAGGattggagggaggagaggagggtttcttcggggaggttgggttggttggccAGAAcggcgttggtggtgacTTGGAGGGGGTCGATGGCTACCGAGCCGGTGAGGATAAGGCCCCAGGAGCCGGTGgaccaggaggaggagatggcttttaattggggggaggggaggttggtggtgggatcgGCGCAGTCTTCGAACATGGAGGCTTTGGCGAGgcggttggggatggtgaggttggagacggggagggttaggggttgggagaggaggaggttagGTGATGGAGGCATTTTGGGTGTTGCTGAAGGGGCGGAAGGAGCTTTGGTGAGTATTGAAGATTCAGGGGGTCAAAGCGTGATATCAGGATACGGTGGTGTGGTCTGGAGTCAGCAACAGGTCCAGCTATGCAGTGGGCATGGTGGTGTTTATACTTGAGCATGGAGGCCTTGGTTTGTCTACTTCCGTTGCCCAAGTGGATCATGCCCGTTCCCATGTTTCCCTTTTGACTTCACTGCCTCACTTCCATAAGGCACGCGTATCACATTGGGTCATACGGCGGGCCTCGGTGTTGACGCTGGACCATCACCAAAGTGTCCGTTTAGCAGGTATTTTCTTCGAGATATTTGTCAAACGGACAAACTTTACCTTCTTGTCTAAGAAGTCACTCATCGAGGCTCCATATCTCGGAGACATATGATGGTCAGGGTGAGGCATGGGGTCTAGCTTTGCTTGTGTAAGCCATCGCGCGCGGTTTCTGTTTTGGGACTAGCGGCTgtgcaaccccaacccttgACACAAAGTCACTACAACCACTTGTTGATGACAATGAGGACAATGTTGGGATGGTTACACCAGCGGCCTACAATTTCTAAGCCCAGTAATAAGTGCTGTTGGAGTTGGTCTTCTGTTCGGTCAGTGCTGAATGCTGATGTTTCATCATTGGTGGTCTTGTCTTGTGCGGAGACTTTTATGTTTGGATGGAACAACCTTCGCCGCTGATGAAGAACCCCGAGGTTTGAAAGCGAGGTTGCGGATGTTTTCTTTTATCACACTTGAAGGTTTGTACTCCGTCAAAGCTTGGTGCAGACGAATAGGGACACGCCTATTTGATGGCAGAGtgtggggggtggaggcTTGTAGGGAAGGAACGTTCTCCTGATTACACCCCTTCCAGGCACTGTTAGTTTCCCCCTGGATTCTGCATATAAAAATTGTCTTCTCGACTACCCTCTCTAACAGATGGCTGAATGGGGGTGGGACTGCTGAGGCTCTTGCTGCTTCATGTTGGGGGGTTATAAGGTAACCTGGTAAGTGGTCATGTTGGGGAGTGAAGGTGGGAAGTAGCGGGACCGGAGGTGTGTCAAGGCAAGTTCCAATGAGGTGCGAAGGCAAGTTCAAGTGCTGTTAATTGCAGTGGCGTGACTTCTGTTGATTCTGTAAAGGAAGGAGAGAATCTGTCTTACACAACAGCTGAGCTGAGTGCCTTCCTTTCAGTCTGGTGTTGGCGGCAGTTGCTCTCACTGCTGCCTGTCCCTTCCTGTCATTACTTTTGCTGGTAAGGCAGTTGCGTCAAGCCAATGGAATGGGTCCTTGGCACGGttgccgttgctgttgctgttgctgctggagtACTTGCAGCAGAGCAATCTTGAATTACCAGCAGCGAGTTTTGACTCGACAGCAACTTTGATTTGACAGCAGTTTTTCTGACAGCATGTTGGTTTACCAGCAACTCAACTGCTCTTGGCCATAGAGAGCCATTGCAGCAAAGCATTAGCTTTGGTGTTGGCCTTCCTCCCTGCCACTGGTGTGGTGCCGACTGATATCTTTTCAAGGCAGTAGTTTGTTCAGAAAGCACATTCAGGGGATCGCTCCACCTTACCCCTTGCATTACTCGCCCGGCTTGTACAACGTCAGAAATGTTCCGGCTGTTTGATCCGACACAGTGGCTCTCCTCTCAGGTTCATGGTGTTCCGGACCCTTGGCTAAATGACGCTTGATCACTTGAACCGGTACCCTTATTAACGGCTCATTGTCTACACGGCACCCCCACATACCCCCATCACCATAATATTCCTCGATTGGCCAAAATCTGAAGCAAACCCAATTGATAGTTGGTGAGCATCTTTTGCTCGTTCCTGTGGACTTGGCTCTGCATCACACAGCAGACAACAAGCTTTCGCGCTATCACCATCGAACGTGGCCAAGCAAAAGTCATCACATATGGAGTTTTAGGAGTTTTACTTGCTGACGCCTTTTTGCAACCCTGAGATCAAATCCTCCCTTCGCACAATGACTCTTTTCAACCCTCCCGTTATGAGATCTGTGATGATGCTCACCGGGTAATTTCACCCGCGCAATATAGGAATCGGATGAGGAATTATGCAGCCATCGACCATCCTGGCCCCACGCAGTAGAGATTTGTCCGCTTACATGTTGCATGTAGGACTCGGCAGGTGAAGGTCTCGAAGGCTTTTACACATCGGATATCTTGTCTGCGCACCCGCCATCAAGGCTTCGCCAAGGAATACCACAACGCAGAGGCAGAGCCGCCATCGACACAACCACATGGCAAGATCCGGACCAGCCGCCGCTGCTACCCCACGAATGCCTGTTCATTACCGCCCAGTACCGCCCGACTGGTTATACGCACATGAACAAGTACGGACACGGACAAACGCCACAAACACCGCAGCTCCCTGGCGCAGCCCGCAACTGATATTGCTCCTCCCGAGGAGCCGTCAGCTTGAGGACTCGGGGTTTACTCGGTCGGCACCATCGTGGAAGATCGGCCGAGATCCCCTGCTGTTCCCCTGAAAGGCGCGTTTCCCACGTTCCCGTATATGGCGCCAACAAATGACGCTGCATCTCGAGATTAATCTTCCGCAAATCTCCCCAGTTGCACACCACAGGATCGGCTCGCCCAGGACCACATACACTCTCGTTCCGGGCTCGTCTGTTGTTCCTCGCTCACAGCCTACGTTCCTTACCATCAGCCCTGACCATGTTAATTTATTGACAACCGGCAAAACGCTTGAGTGATCCGATCCCAGTGCTCACAAGATCACAATCtcaaaagacaagaaaatCAGATTTAAACATGGGGAGACCGCCATACGATCTAGTGGGAAAAGTCGCACCACTCCCATTACCAGTCTTTTACCACGGACTCACCAGCCACCCCCTGTGGAAGCGGCCGACGAGGGCAAGATATCGGCTCATCCCGTCGATGAGTATATTTCGGGCTGCATTTTCCCAGATTCTCAAGCCACTTCCCCAGGATCTTACCCCAGACGACAAGAAGCGAGTCCCGGAGATCTCCATCGGCGTCTGTGTCTGCCCCTGATTACAAAAGGCTTTGTCATACAGCTCGCCTGCATCACGTTACAAGTCACAACATACGCCGCAGATCTTTCGCCTGATGTTAACTCTCGCCCCCTTTTGCGCCCTGTTGGGCTTGGCGGCAACCTCATATGCCAACCCATTCGACAAACAAGACGCACTTACCGACTGCCTGGTCGGATCAGGCGTTCCAATCAATGCACCTGGTTCGGCCGATTGGAAGCTTGATTCTGCCCCTTTCAACCTGCGGCTCAACTACACCCCCGTCGCTATTGCTgtcccaacaacagccaagCACGTTCAAGATGCCGTTGCTTGTGCTGCCGAGCTTGGGATCAAAGCCAATGCCAAATGCGGCGGGCACAGTTATGCATCATTCGGTCTCGGTGGCGAAGATGGCCATCTCACGATTGAGATGGACCGAATGAACAAGGTTGTCCTGGACAACAGCACCGGCATTGCAACGGTCGAAGGTGGCTCAAGGTTGGGTCACGTTGCCTGGGAGCTCTACCAGCAGGGTAGGAGGGGCTTCAGCCACGGCACATGTCCAGGGTGAGTTGTGATTTCCATTACATTGAATTCAGTTGACAGAATAGTGGGGCTAACCAGAAAGATAGGGTCGGAGTGGGAGGTCATGCACTTCACGGTGGGTATGGCATCAGCTCCCACACCAAGGGTTTAGCTCTTGACTGGATAGTTGGGGCCACCGTTGTCCTCGCCAATTCGACAATTGTCAATTGCTCCAAGACGGAGAATCCGGACTTGTTTTGGGCCATCCGTGGTGCAGGATCCTCCATGGGCGTTGTCACCGAGTTCAGATTCGACACCTTTGAGGTGCCTGAGAAGGTTACCTACTTCATTGCGCCAGTACAATGGCCAACAGAGGCCAGAGCTTTGGTTGGTGTCCGAGCCGTTCAGGAGTTTGCCAAGACTATGCCAATGGAGTTGAACATGCGTTTGTTCATCGCCAAGCGCTTCATCAATCTGGAGGGCCTGTATTATGGAGACAAGGCAGGCCTGCAAGCTGTTCTCGCACCTTTGCAAAAGATAACCAACGCAACACTCGCGGTGGCCACGACAGGTGGCTGGCTGGATCAAATCAAACACTTTGGCAACGGAGTCAATATTGATCAGGGGCACAATCTCGCGCAACATGAGACTTTCTACTCGACCAGTCTTTACACCAAGGCTTTGAGCGAAGAGAAGCTCGAGCAGTTCGTCAGCTACTGGTTCAAGCAGGCCAAGTCCAATCCTAGGGACTGGTATGTGCACATTGACTTGCACGGCGGTGAGAACTCAGCAGTCAGCTCTCAGGATGACGATTCAAGTGCCTATGCGCACCGAGATTATCTTTTGATGTACCTTCTGTATGACCGCATAGACAAGGGCACATATCCCGCCGACGGCCATACCATCATGAGCAACTTTGCCCGCAACATCACCGAGGGCCTGCCCAAAGAAGACTGGGGAATGTACATCAACTACCCTGACTCCAGGGGTCTTATGGACCAGGAAACAGCGCAGGTCAACTACTGGGGCAAGAATCTACCGAGACTTCAGGCAATCAAGAAGGCCGTTGATCCGAACGATGTCTTTCATTACCCCCAGGGTGTCTTGCCAACTACTGATACTAGAAGTCTCTGAGCGAGACCTGACATTGGTGGAAAGGACTAACGGTGTGAAGTCAGGGAGATACCCTTGTATATATGAGGAATGGGATAGACGCAAGATTCATTCAAATAAACTCGCAGTTTTCAATTCCAATGATATCAAAGCATCTGCTCCAAGCGCCCTACAAACTAGCAATCTCACATCATGTTTAGAACCAGCCAAACACCGAAGCTAATGAATGCGACCTTCACCAAGCTTCCTTTTAACCTTTCACTGCCGCTAGTCACTTCAGTCAAAGGCCCTCTAGGGCTTGCGACAGTCCTCACTGTTGTCTCATTTCCACCCACAAACGCCCTAGTCACATTCATCCTAgcaacccacccctccaaaaaccccTTCACAGCCCAATACGCCGGCTTCTTCTGATAATTCTCCGTCCAAAGACACGCATCGCCCTTCCCTGGAAACGTCCCCGGCACCCAGCTATACCGATCCGTAAACTGCCACACCGTCACCCCGACACACCTCTCTACCTCGAGACACGCCCTCACTGCCACAACATAATCACTTGCCTGCTGCTCCACCGCCAGCTCACTCGCAGTTTCCACATCCTCTTGCGCCACATCCAGCTCCGTCCAGGCGACATCCACCCCCAGATCAGCAAACCTTTGCAGAGTCGCTATCAAACTCTCCACGCTCGGCGTCTGGCCAACTGTGAAGTGAGCCTGGAGTCCCACACCATCAATTTTAATACCTTTACTCTGAAGCGACTTGACCAGTTCAACAGCGGCGGTTTGCTTTTCTGGTGCGGTCTCAAGGTTGAAGTCGTTGTAGTAGAGCTTTGTCTCTGGGGGCGCTACCTCCCTTGCAACCTCAAAAGAATGAGCGAtatactcctcccccaacacctcgAAAAACACCGAGTTGCGAAATGTTCCGTTTTCGTTTAGCGCCTCATTGACGACATCCCAGGCGTAGCAGGCACTGCCAAAGTGGGAGATTACCGAGGTGATGTGTGTTGTGATCAACTGTCGTAACGTGTCTGGTGTCCATGATGTGGAGGAGACAAAgggggggagttgggagtGCCAGGTCAGTGTGTGACAACGCAAGAGGTGGTTGTAGCTGTTGGCAAGGGAGGCGACTTGGTCAGAGGCGTTGAAGGAAAAGTCGCCTGGTTGGGGCTGGATGAGACCCCATTTTTGTGAGTTTTCTGGGGTGAGCTGGCCGAATTCGAGGGGGTTAGAGAGGATGTTTTGGTAGGTTGGGTCGGCGAAGTTATTGGTTTCGGTGGCAGTGCCAAAGTAGAGTTTTCcggcggagaggaagagggagtgtaggccggtggaggggggttcgCGGTTGGATTGGGcgattgttgttgttgccaagagggtggtggtggtcaggaGGATGGATATTCGTGTCATGGTGATTATGGTGAGTGTTAATGACTCGCAAGCCGTTCGTGACTTCTGTTTTCAAATGTCAAAATGACAGCTTCTCTGTATTTTCACCTGTTTTACACTATCGCTAACAGTTAACTGTCGTGAACAACTCGAGGGGGGAGCCCGGTTCTTGTATGTGTGCCGCTTTTGATGGCAGAAGATCTGGGGTATTTTCATGCTTGATTCGGCCGATTTCCGGGTTTTTGATAAGTTTAATTCACCTTTTTGGTCACTCGTTTGATCTCCATCTAGGGCTGTGCTTACCTTGTCGGCACCAAGTGAGCGCTCAGGACAATGCTCAGGCCATCGACGTTTCAGACGAAGAAGCAGCCCCTGGAGTCACGCATTCGGCAATTCAATGCTTTGAAAACAATGCAACAGACCACAAAACTTCATATATCACTGTTCCAGCTCAGtaatcaccaccaaaccattGGTTCACATGTGTGAGAGCTGTAGTTATAGCCtccgaaaagaagaagcaaaagggaCTCTAACCATCTATACCGTTTTGGGGGCAAAATGGTTTCAGGTAACGAAGTCTCTTTCACTAGACTTTGCAGTACAGAAAAACATATTAATGTGTTGCGGCTGGTTTTTTCctattttttcttctttccttttcgTTATTAATGCTCCATTTGATTATTGGCAGTTCCAGGTTTCCAGAGACTTTGCCATGATCTGATGATAACTGGttacccctgaacccctttTTACGCCTTATCAGCCCGCAGTCTGCAATCAAGGTACCATGGGCATCCATTGGCCAATGGACAATATCTtgcatcaaccaccaccaacttcaGCTGCACTGTGTCGACTGTTAAAGATGTGCAGGTTCCCCGCTGCCAAGTTGGACTGTGCCACAGCTCGGTTCCATCCCCGTCCTTTCCACGGAAGTATCGCGCCATTCGATAATGGAAGAAAGGTGTGAGTAGCCGAGCGAACATGCATGCGGTTTGGGGGTCGGAGCTCAATCAGGACGATAAGGTGCTCTCGAATGTGGGCACCAGTTGGTGTGAGAAGCCgattggtgggggaggggatagATTGCGTACGAGATGCATGTGCTGTCGCGCAATCCGGACCAACGCCCGGACGCCTTGTCTTAAACCGGTGTGCGGATGTAACGACGGCAGGGCTAGCGCCCGGTGGGATTCTCACAAGGTCAACTCCGTCACCTGCCACATGAGCGAGGAAGTTTTATTCTAGAACTGCTGTTCACCTTCTTTCCCGCACCACCTCGCCTGTCGatcatcaacagcacagCAACAATGACCGAGGAAAAGGCAGCATCTCCAGCCCCCGAGGCGGCCACCAAGGCTCAATCACCGCCACCTGCCGCTGATtcgtcaccaaccccagAACCAGCCCAGCCAGAGCCTGCCCATATTCAAGCTGACGATGAGGAGCCTGATGAGACTGATGTGGACTCGTCGTGGGGAGAGGTAGGATATCGGACCGCCTCTGGTCACATTCTATTCCTTTTGCTGACAAGTCACAGGACGCCGTCTCCTCGACTGCTAGCATCTCTAGTTCCATCTTGGACTACAGAAAAGAGAACGGGCGCACTTATCACGCCTATAGAGACGGAAGTTAGTGGCAGCCAAGTCTTGTGACAGGTGGAGAACACTAGTGGTGATAGTGATACTAACACAGTGTAACAGAATACCTGATCCCCAATGATGAACAAGAAAACGAGCGTCTTGATTTTCAACACCATCTTTGGTATCTGACTCTCGATGGTCGGTTGGGATTCGCTCCTCCCGCTCATCCTGAAGCCAAATTTGCTGGTCGGGTTCTCGATGTTGGCACTGGTACAGGTATCTGGGCTATTGATTTTGGTGATGAGCATCCAGATGCTCATGTTATCGGCGTCGACCTCTCACCGATTCAACCGAGCTTGTAAGCGCCTCGGTTTCTTGCAATGGAGACAGAATTATAGGCAACTGCTGACATTGAGTTTCCACTACAGCACACCTCCCAATGTCCACTTTCAAATCGACGATCTGGAGGACGAATGGACCTTCTCACAGCCATTTGACTACATTCACGTTCGCGCCATGTCCGGTTCAATCAAGAACTGGTCTGCATTTCTTGAAAGATGCATCGAGTATGAACCCACCCAAAATCTTTCTCAATTGCTTCTGACATGCGAAAATAGAAACTTGAAGCCTGGCGGTTGGCTCGAAGTTCAAGAACCGGGCAGACCCATTGCCGACGATGACACATTCCCCCCTGACTGTGCTCTCGCCAAAGCTACCGCTCTTTTTGCGGAAGGtctcgcagcagcaggctcGCCGCTTCTTGACGTCTTCACTCTCAAGGACTTGTTCAACGGAGCCGGCTTTGTCAGCTACGATGAAAAGCGGGCTTATTGGCCCAGCAACCCTTGGCCCAAAgacaagaagctcaaggagattgCCATGTGGTCCAACACAAACCTCTCCGCCGGCGTTGAGGGTttcttgatggcggtggcgacACGCTTCTTGGGCTGGAGTCTGCCAGAAGTCACTGTTCTTTCTGCTCAAGCAAGAGCTGATCTCAACGACAGAAGAATCCATGCCTATTGGCCAGTGTAAGTTTGCCTGATGGTGGCTGTTGATTTGGTTCAAAGCTAACAAGACTTTGCAGCATCTCTGCATTTGCGCAAAAGCCCGAGTGAAAAACACGAGGATGTTGCTTGCTTTTTGAATACCCATTATGTACCTAAATGCTACCATGTATCTAACGTCTATTAAGCATTACCATCGTGTCATTAGTCGTCGTTCCCAATTTTGAGTCCCACCCCCAGTGCCTATCTTCCAGCAATTGAAATACCATGCCAGCTTTTCCAACCTTTGTTGTCTCAACCTATACAGCAGATATATGGCTCATAGTCCGACCCAACGCTGCCTCCTCCCGCTGTCCTTCAGTCTTGAGTGCTGCGGAAAACTTGCTAGCAGCACGAATCTTATCACCATAAGCAACAAAACACAATGGAACGGCTGCCAAAGCTGCACTGATACCAGCAAGCAATGCACAAGACTTGGCAATACCCAAAGCCTTGAGCATATCTTCGATAGCGAGTGGGAGGAGAGCACCAGCAACACTACGCGTGGTGCCCAATGCCGCCAGGGCAGAGGCAGAGTAGATACCATACGCATCCGCAACGTACTAATCTTGATGAGTAAAAAGTCCAGGATGCTTGTGAAAGTGAGTACTCACGTTGATCATTGCTACCCACATGATATTGTAAGCAATTCCATAAGGCACAGTTGCGATAAAGGGGACCGCCCAATGCACATCGGACCGAGCAGACAGTCCAATCCACAGGATTGAGATGACGAAAAACGGGCCTCCAATGCAGGCCAGAGGGAGGCGGAAGTACTCTGCTCTCTTCGTAGGGTGTTTGGCGCTGAGCCGAAGAGTAACTGGGTCGCACCACCAGCAGATGAAGCAGCCGATGATAGTTCCAAGACCAACTTAAGAGATGATAAGCTTTGCGCTAGGTAGGTACTGAAAACAGTAGTTGGGAGGAGCACTTACTAATCGTAAACAATAGCCCTGAAACACCAGGACTGAATCCGTACACGCCCACGAAAATAGCGTAATAGATCTGGACCATCCTGTGACCGGTTGTCAGTATAATTCAACGCATGAAGATCCAGCCGACGTACATGTAGAACACCGAGTAAATAAACCCGATGTAAAGAGATGTgagaaccaccaccatctctcCACATAGCAACTCCAACGGGCGCAGCAAGGTTGTTTTCTACCCCTATTTGTCAGCCCCATTCCCCTTAATCCTCTTAGGGATACATGTCACAAACTCACCAAAGTGACAAAGACACTCTTCTGACTCAACTCCGCCGGTgccacccacctcctcccatcctccctcgGCTCCTCCTTattcaacctctccgccttcctcttcaaaaTCTTGGCCGCCAACGTCTCAGGGATGGCCAACACTGAAGCCAGCGTGACTCCCGCAAAGATCAACGCGATCCTATTTCGTCGTCAGCCCCCCTCATCTCTTTTTACCCATAATTTCTGAAAGTACTCACCAAAaaacccacctccaccccaaaaTCCCTcccacaaacccccccaaaactgGC encodes the following:
- a CDS encoding uncharacterized protein (COG:G; EggNog:ENOG503NVX1; CAZy:GH10), yielding MTRISILLTTTTLLATTTIAQSNREPPSTGLHSLFLSAGKLYFGTATETNNFADPTYQNILSNPLEFGQLTPENSQKWGLIQPQPGDFSFNASDQVASLANSYNHLLRCHTLTWHSQLPPFVSSTSWTPDTLRQLITTHITSVISHFGSACYAWDVVNEALNENGTFRNSVFFEVLGEEYIAHSFEVAREVAPPETKLYYNDFNLETAPEKQTAAVELVKSLQSKGIKIDGVGLQAHFTVGQTPSVESLIATLQRFADLGVDVAWTELDVAQEDVETASELAVEQQASDYVVAVRACLEVERCVGVTVWQFTDRYSWVPGTFPGKGDACLWTENYQKKPAYWAVKGFLEGWVARMNVTRAFVGGNETTVRTVASPRGPLTEVTSGSERLKGSLVKVAFISFGVWLVLNMM
- a CDS encoding uncharacterized protein (COG:C; EggNog:ENOG503NU8T), which translates into the protein MPPSPNLLLSQPLTLPVSNLTIPNRLAKASMFEDCADPTTNLPSPQLKAISSSWSTGSWGLILTGSVAIDPLQVTTNAVLANQPNLPEETLLSSLQSWAASFRPPASSTTPPSPVIVQLIHPGKQLLRFASKARSMFEPPLAPSPIPLDLGPGLLPKIARTLLFAHPREMTLPEIQSLITKHAHSALILAKAGFNGVQIHAAHGFLLTQFLSPHSNKRTDAYGGTAAKRARVILEIIAAVREATKEYKGFVVGLKLNSVDHQQTDRQGKEDSIEQLRLLAKTELDFVEISGGSFEDIKPREMLAESTKKREAFFLEFARVAKRELAGIPLMVTGGFTTRLGMEEALRRGDCDMVGLARPSIFDPLLPRNVLLNPEVKDEDAKVTRVNVPVPWLLQKIPLKLVGAGVDGQFHAKKLQALGSTENKKA
- a CDS encoding uncharacterized protein (COG:S; EggNog:ENOG503P0R2) yields the protein MRREDNKIKMGRHLNLSNSGTRLHRVGKTKKMSMSSAEPRTGTRSKNGCLTCRARHVKCDERHPVCLKCVKQKTGCEWPPPPELQTHQPEEDIPQAESRSLRRLAPAVNDTHDQLIQAQASTWTPDVDLSMSDLPIVPDFSFLTGLDCSDFMPWFPVPYPEPTLDMHISSDALLAPLPLGVSPSQAERKALAWYRSSATFGFGSAKNPNWSTHAIVWETARESKAVLHLLLAATQNEMAWRAGSQGALFARADENYRLGHQQLEAEIRSREIDPLNAMSCFWFLYLHQKRRHAAGNRMLMSGLSKMMEEYLTAFNLHQMLTSADAENPAWPEPKKALLARLMVWLFWIDAQAATQGEGGRIARLLTSSASRQALVDLYKISRTTLESFWAERYPDDEVVDDMKNSSALDMIHDTWVLVQEVNNAADEQLPLDTKASDEILSKIQALQCEPGPLRVLRLTSSNAALRDRVMLNADWAGVNFYTLRIYHFRCSLTEEHLAFSSPQPQAVKIADVVDSLLLLIQKSLATGREDQPDRMQWPLFWAGIETTDPFKRIWALGELKDEGLVQAMRCVLLLQEGGSRVGMAKIRDIFQASCLGVPVAGFGGMWGMRG
- a CDS encoding uncharacterized protein (CAZy:AA7; COG:C; EggNog:ENOG503NX27), whose translation is MLTLAPFCALLGLAATSYANPFDKQDALTDCLVGSGVPINAPGSADWKLDSAPFNLRLNYTPVAIAVPTTAKHVQDAVACAAELGIKANAKCGGHSYASFGLGGEDGHLTIEMDRMNKVVLDNSTGIATVEGGSRLGHVAWELYQQGRRGFSHGTCPGVGVGGHALHGGYGISSHTKGLALDWIVGATVVLANSTIVNCSKTENPDLFWAIRGAGSSMGVVTEFRFDTFEVPEKVTYFIAPVQWPTEARALVGVRAVQEFAKTMPMELNMRLFIAKRFINLEGLYYGDKAGLQAVLAPLQKITNATLAVATTGGWLDQIKHFGNGVNIDQGHNLAQHETFYSTSLYTKALSEEKLEQFVSYWFKQAKSNPRDWYVHIDLHGGENSAVSSQDDDSSAYAHRDYLLMYLLYDRIDKGTYPADGHTIMSNFARNITEGLPKEDWGMYINYPDSRGLMDQETAQVNYWGKNLPRLQAIKKAVDPNDVFHYPQGVLPTTDTRSL